The sequence below is a genomic window from Cerasicoccus sp. TK19100.
TAAGCGCTGTCGGGGCAATGATCTTGACTGGCTGCAGTCAGCAAGGTGCCAGCCCGTCCACGGCAGGCTTTACCAAGACCCAATTGGGCGGCTCCGGCGAGTTCGCCATTAAGAACGCTCAAGCCTTGGCCGGTTACGAATCGGTTTACGTGCAATCCGTGACGGCCCTGCCAACGACCAGCGTTACGGACCCCAATGCATCCGATGTCGCGGCGTTGGAGTTTGCCTTTGAGAAAGCGCTGAAGAGCAAGATTGACGCGGTACTGCCGATCGTGAATGCCCCGGGCGAGAAGACGCTGACCGCCAATGCATGGGTGACGGAGTTTTCCGCCATCCCGCCCGGCTCGGATGGCATCGATGCAGCCGATCCCGAGTCTCTTTATGGCAACACGCTGATCAGCGGCACCTCGATGTATGTGGACGAGATTTCGGTTAAAGTCACCATGAGCAGTTCTTCGGGTGAGTTGCTGGCTGTCTTCACCGATAGCGATTTCGGTAGCGATATCGAGGTAGCTCCAACGGGGATGACGAACTGGCCGCGTGTGTCGGAAGCCTTCGGTGCCTGGTGCAGCGAACTGGCGGATCAGTTAGGTTCCGCCGCAAGTCGTTAGGGCAGGTGTTGCCTCGTTAGCCGAAGCGCACTTTGATTGACGCAACACGCTCCCTAAAGTGTCGCTTCGTTTTGCTCCGGCCAAGTGAGTTCCACGCGTCCATTGGTCACCGGAATTTGCTGCCCTTGCCATGTGACGGATGTCACGCCATCGGGCACGGTCAGGCTGATGGGGCATCGCTCGGAAAGCCAGGGGTGCAGCCACGGGCGCTGAAGCTTGACCACGGTTGTTTGCGGGCTGCTGGATTCCACGCTGACATTGACGTTGTCCTGTGCCCAGAGCCATAGGGCGAACTCGGTGTTCGAAGGATACCAGGAATCGGGCTGTCCGGCAAACTGCGCAACGAAGTCTTCGAACTTTTTCCATTGCTCATCGCTTTTGCCAATCTGCCAACTATGGCCCTTGATGTAGAATAGGCCGCCATCTTCCTCAAGGAACTTCGGCCAATCGGCTTTGAGCATTTTATTGCCGCTACCGTAAAGACCGTTCGAGCGCATGAGCAGCGGCTGATCGACATCTCCGATCGTTTGTTGCTTGGTAATCTGAGTGCGCGCAATCCAGTAACCGGCATCCTTTACGGCACGCAGCACGTAATCACCTTCT
It includes:
- a CDS encoding DUF3313 family protein — translated: MKTILFYLSAVGAMILTGCSQQGASPSTAGFTKTQLGGSGEFAIKNAQALAGYESVYVQSVTALPTTSVTDPNASDVAALEFAFEKALKSKIDAVLPIVNAPGEKTLTANAWVTEFSAIPPGSDGIDAADPESLYGNTLISGTSMYVDEISVKVTMSSSSGELLAVFTDSDFGSDIEVAPTGMTNWPRVSEAFGAWCSELADQLGSAASR